The genomic region TGAGATAGAGAGAAACTACAAGGTTGAAGGTGAGCTCAGAAAAGAGATATCCATGAATATAAAAAGATTGATGGATATAGGCTGTTATAGAGGACTCAGACACATGGCTAACTTGCCTGTAAGAGGACAGAGAACGCGCACAAATGCGAGAACCCGTAAAGGTCCGAGAAGAAAGATCATGAAGAAAAAATAAAAAATTTAAAGGAGGTTATATAAATTAATGGCACAGAAAAGAAAAGGTATAAAAAAAGTAAAAAAGAATGTTCCATACGGAGTGGCTCATGTTCAGACGACTTTTAATAATACAATTATAACAATCACAGACCCCAATGGTAATGTTGTAGCGTGGGCTTCTGCAGGTAGTTGCGGCTTTAAAGGTTCAAGGAAGGGAACTCCTTATGCAGCTCAAATAGCAGCAGAGACAGTTGCAAAGAGAGTTATTGACATGGGAATGAAACAGATAGATGTTTTAATTAAGGGTCCTGGAGCAGGAAGAGAAACAGCAATAAGAGCACTACAGGCAGCAGGGCTTGAAATTAACTTAATTAAAGATGTAACACCTGTGCCCCATAATGGGTGCAGACCTCCAAAAAGAAGGAGGGTTTAAAAAATGGCAAGATATACAGGTCCTCTTTGTAGACTTTGCAGAAGAGAAGGCATGAAACTGTTTTTAAAAGGTACAAGATGCTATACAGAAAAATGTGCCTTTGAAAGAAGAAAATACCCTCCTGGACAGCACGGACATAACAGGGGTAAATTATCAGATTATGGTTTACAGTTAAGAGAAAAACAGAAAGTCAAGAGAATTTATGGTGTTATGGAAAGGCAGTTTAAGAACTACTTTGAAAAAGCTACAAAAATGAAGGGTGTAACTGGTGAAAATCTATTGAGACTTCTTGAAAGAAGGCTTGACAATGTGGTTTACAGGATGGGGTTTGCTCTGAATAGAAGACAGGCAAGGCAGTTAGTAAAGCATGGATATTTTATGGTTAATGGCAGAAAAGTTGATATTCCCTCTTATCTGGTAAGACCTGGAGATATAATTGAAATTATCCCATCAGGTAAAGAATTAGAAGTCATTAAAGAAAGCTTTGCTTTGGCTGAGCAGAGAGGATTCCCTGAGTGGATAGAAGTGAATACTGAAGAAATGAAAGGTAAATTTGTGAGACTTCCCGAAAGAGACGAAATACAGCTTTCAGTGCAAGAACAGTTAATTGTAGAGTTTTATTCAAAATAATTTATAGTGAAAGTTGGGAGGCAGTAAATGAATTTATATAAAGAATTTCAAATGCCCAAAAAAGTTGAGTTTGAGCAGGAAAGTTTAACTGATACATATGGAAAGCTTATAATAGAGCCCCTTGAGAGAGGATATGGAATAACACTGGGAAATTCATTGAGAAGAGTATTGCTTTCTTCTCTTGAAGGAGTAGCAGTTTATGCCATAAAAATAAATGGTGTTTTACATGAGTTCAGCTCAATAAAAGGAGTAAAGGAAGACGTACTGGATATTGTTTTGAATGTTAAAAAATTAAGATTTAAATACTATTCTCAGAGTGCTGATAAAAAAATAGCTACTCTTAATGTAAAAGGTCCAGCTGAAGTTACTGCAGAAGCTATCCAGACGGATGGAACATATGAAGTTTTGAATAAATCCCAGTATATTTGCTCTCTTGATCAGGATGCTTCACTGGAGATGTCCCTTTATCTGAGCAAAGGCAGGGGGTATGTTCCTTCAGAGGCAATTAAAGATGAGGATTTGCCTGTAGATGCGATTACTGTTGATGCCATATTCAGTCCCATTAAAAAGGTCAACTTTAGAGTGGAAAAGACCAGGGTTGGAGAACTTACAGACTATGATAGATTGATTTTGGAGCTCTGGACTGATGGAAGTATAACTCCTGAGAGAGCAATCAGCGAGGCTTCTAATATACTCATCAATCATTTTGAATATATGAGGTTTTTCAAAGAATCTGAAATTCAAAATAAACAGTCAGAAGAGGAGGTTACTAACACCGAAGAAAGTTTAACATTTGATACAGTAAATGAAAATATTTTTAAGCCAATTGAGGACCTTGAACTATCTGTTAGAGCATATAATTGTTTAAAGAGTGCTGGAATAAACACCATTGCTGAACTTGTTCAGAAAAACGAAAACGAGCTTTTAAAAACTAAAAACTTTGGTAAGCGTTCACTTGAGGAAATAAAGGAAGTTTTGAACACATTGGGTTTAAAGCTTGGAATGAGAATAAATCAAGAGTTACTTGAAAAATTCAAAGAAAAAGCTCAGAGGGGGTAATGGATGAGGCATAGAGTTGATGGAAGACATTTTGGAAGAACAGCAAATCAGAGAAAGGCTCTTTTGAGGGGACTTCTGGCTTCTCTTATTAAGTATGAAAGAATTGAAACAACTGCTGCTAAGGCAAAAGCTGTTAAAGAACTTGCTGATAGACTTGTTACCTTTGGGAAAAGGAGGGATCTGCACTCAAGAAGGCTCGCACTCAGTTACTTACCAGATAAAGAGTTAATAAGAAAGCTTTTTACAGAAATTGCACCTCGCTTTGCGGACCGAAACGGTGGATATGTAAGAGTTGTAAGAACAGGATTTAGAATTAAAGATAGCGCACCAATGGCAATACTGGAGTTTGTAGACTATAAGAAACCTGAAAAGGAAGAGAAAAAATCAGAGTAGCACAGCTTTGAAATTTGACATAACTTAGCAAAATTTGATAACTTTAAAATGATTCCTGGGTAGCTCAGTCGGCAGAGCGGGTGGCTGTTAACCACTTGGTCGGGGGTTCGAATCCCTCCCCAGGAGTTTAAATTTTAAAATTAATGGAGGAGCAGATGCCAAGAGCAAAAGGTGGATTTAAAACAAGAAGATATCATAAAAAAGTTCTTTCAATGGCTAAAGGATACTACAGTGGCAGACATCGCTCATATAAAGTGGCTGCCAAAGCAGTAGAAAAGGCATTAGAGCACGCATATAAAGACAGAAGGCTTAAAAAGAGAGACTTCAGGGCTCTCTGGATTACAAGAATAAATGCTGCTGCAAGAATGTTTGGTCTCACTTATAATCAATTCATTAATGGACTTAAAAAGGCAAATATTTCACTTAACAGAAAAGCTCTTGCTGATATTGCTTACAATGATATA from Thermodesulfovibrio sp. 3907-1M harbors:
- the rpsM gene encoding 30S ribosomal protein S13, whose translation is MARIAGVDIPKNERVEIGLTRIFGIGRSLSNKILKETGVDPNKRVKDLTDEEIVKIRSEIERNYKVEGELRKEISMNIKRLMDIGCYRGLRHMANLPVRGQRTRTNARTRKGPRRKIMKKK
- the rpsK gene encoding 30S ribosomal protein S11, producing the protein MAQKRKGIKKVKKNVPYGVAHVQTTFNNTIITITDPNGNVVAWASAGSCGFKGSRKGTPYAAQIAAETVAKRVIDMGMKQIDVLIKGPGAGRETAIRALQAAGLEINLIKDVTPVPHNGCRPPKRRRV
- the rpsD gene encoding 30S ribosomal protein S4, encoding MARYTGPLCRLCRREGMKLFLKGTRCYTEKCAFERRKYPPGQHGHNRGKLSDYGLQLREKQKVKRIYGVMERQFKNYFEKATKMKGVTGENLLRLLERRLDNVVYRMGFALNRRQARQLVKHGYFMVNGRKVDIPSYLVRPGDIIEIIPSGKELEVIKESFALAEQRGFPEWIEVNTEEMKGKFVRLPERDEIQLSVQEQLIVEFYSK
- a CDS encoding DNA-directed RNA polymerase subunit alpha; this encodes MNLYKEFQMPKKVEFEQESLTDTYGKLIIEPLERGYGITLGNSLRRVLLSSLEGVAVYAIKINGVLHEFSSIKGVKEDVLDIVLNVKKLRFKYYSQSADKKIATLNVKGPAEVTAEAIQTDGTYEVLNKSQYICSLDQDASLEMSLYLSKGRGYVPSEAIKDEDLPVDAITVDAIFSPIKKVNFRVEKTRVGELTDYDRLILELWTDGSITPERAISEASNILINHFEYMRFFKESEIQNKQSEEEVTNTEESLTFDTVNENIFKPIEDLELSVRAYNCLKSAGINTIAELVQKNENELLKTKNFGKRSLEEIKEVLNTLGLKLGMRINQELLEKFKEKAQRG
- the rplQ gene encoding 50S ribosomal protein L17, with protein sequence MRHRVDGRHFGRTANQRKALLRGLLASLIKYERIETTAAKAKAVKELADRLVTFGKRRDLHSRRLALSYLPDKELIRKLFTEIAPRFADRNGGYVRVVRTGFRIKDSAPMAILEFVDYKKPEKEEKKSE
- the rplT gene encoding 50S ribosomal protein L20 produces the protein MPRAKGGFKTRRYHKKVLSMAKGYYSGRHRSYKVAAKAVEKALEHAYKDRRLKKRDFRALWITRINAAARMFGLTYNQFINGLKKANISLNRKALADIAYNDINAFGALIEKVKPFVKAA